CTTATGCTAAGCATGTTCCGTGACGATTCTACACGGAAGCAGAACCAAAACCATAGGCCCTTGCAAAACAACGCTCGCCAACTCGCGTCTGCTTCCCACGCCTAAAGCCTGTGGGTTTTACGGGCTATTTGATAATTCTATCGACAAGCAGACAGCGTATGCAAACATCTGAACAGACGAAGACCAACCTGAGGCGTTACGATACCCTCACCCGAATAGGCCAGGCTCGGCGTCTGCGTGAACTCGCGAAGTCCGCACTGCGTCAATTCGGCATTCGCGTCCATCGCCTCGAACTCATCAAGCACCTGGTCAACACGACATTCAGACTCCGTTCAGATGAAGGAGAATTTCTGGTTCGCATTCACCGGGAAAAAAACCACACCGTTCGCCTGGTCGAATCAGAACTGGCGTGGCTCCTGGCGCTATCCAAAGAAGCCGATGTTACAGTCCAGGCACCCTATATCGCACCAGATGGCAGAGTCGTTGTTTTGGCGGAAGCCGCCGGTGTGCCCAAAGCTTACCCTGTCACTGTGCTTTCATGGATCAAAGGAAGGATCGTGCCTCAGGTGCGTCGGACAACCAGGCATTACGAAAGCCTCGGGCGCCTTGTTGCCACACTACACAAACACGCGATGCAGTGGGATCCTCCTGACGATTTCGAACGCCCTGTCTATGATGCTATTCATCAACTGGGAAAGTTTTCAGTCCGACCCTTGCCTGAGTTAGGACCTCGATACCTGCCCGCGCACGTCTTGAGGGACATGGAAGCCGTTTATGAACGGCGTCGAGAAGCCGAAAGGGTGTTGGGTACTGGTTGCGAGCATTTTGGCCTGATTCACTTTGATCTCAGTTTCAGTAACATCCTGTTCTATGGCGGGGAAGCACTACCGATTGATTTCGATGCGTGTGGCTTCGGTTTTTATGCCTACGATCTCGGTGTTGCTCTGACAGGTCCCTTTGCGTACGAGAACTTTATGGATCGATGTGAGGCTGTCTTCCGAGGCTATCGCCAGATCCTGCCTCTCAGGCGCGAATGGATCGAGTACCTCCCGACCTTCATGGCATCTCGCACTGCTTCCTATATCTTGCATGTCGTAGCGGACCCGAAAGCTGTAGAGTCACAGTGGCGCTCTCTCCTGCGTCCCCTTCTTAAGGCCTCTCTTGATCAGTTTCCCTCCTGATGTCCTTCGCCGGTACGGGAAGATCAGTGCCGGTTTTCGTTCCCCTTTCCAAAGCCTCCGTAGAGAGCGAAGAGACCTTTCTTCCAAAGTACATCAACTCTCTCAAACCCGACTTTTGATAGCAAAAAGAGATGATGAGGAATATCCAACGGAGAATCTTCTATCAAAGAGTTCTTCAGGATCGACTCAACTCTATCTTCTGGAAAGTTTCGTCGAAGCAACTCAGCCCAATCCTCGAATCCAAGCATGGTCAGTTCTGCTTTTGAGCCGTGAACGTGGTCAAGACACAGAAAGCATCCGCCTGGCTTGATCCAATTGCGAATCCGTGCGTATAGACCTTCGTATTCCGATTCTAGCCTGCCATGACACAGCGCATACGATGAGACCACACAATCGAACGAATCGGCTTCAAGTTGTACGTCATCATCTGCGAACAAATCTCCGACAACGGTTCTGAACTCGGCACCGATCTCCTCCAGTTGTCTCGCTGCTTCCGTCAGAAGCTTTTCCGATACATCCAAGAGCGTAACCTGGCTCTGGGGAAACCGACTCAAAACAAGCTTCGAGAGCCTGCCCGTTCCAGCTCCCAGATCCAGAACGGAAGGGGCGGGGGGGACAAGGGTGGCCATAGTTCGGAACATGAGTTCGTGCGTGTACTGGAAGTCGGGTGAGACCTTGCTCGCATTTGGAAAAAAATTGAAAGCGTCGGCCACATCCCGAAAACCCTGGTTAACCTGCTCCCGCGTCTCCTTGATGGCAATCCCCTGATCCAGCATATCCCGAATCTCTAAAAACACACGATCGTCCATTTTGGATCTCCAAATGTCTCTACGGTTTTGCTGTGTCTCCGCCTTTCCTGCATGATCAGTCACACGCTTGCTGCTCAAAGTTCCTCACGATCATTCCAGGAGCTTTCTCGAATCCAAGTCTCTCGTAGAATCTCTGGACCTGCTGGTCACAGATCAGGTCAATCATGTAGAGATCTTTGAGCTTTCGAACCATGCGTCTGACCAGCTCAGATCCGATGCCTTTCCCTTGCCATTCCGGCAGCATCTCAAGATGTGGGATATAGGCGCACGAAACACCGTCCGATATGGCACTGATGAAGCCAATCACCTTCCCCTCAGAAGAAACTGCAAGAACCACGTAGTCGCTTCCCTGTAGGATTCTTAGATGCGTCTCGGGAGAGGGAGGGTTAGGCCATCCGACAAAGAACCCCTTTAGGTTGCCTGATCCAATCCCTTCGGTAGTGTCTTGATATGTAATCTGCATATAGCATTTATCCTCTGGTGTATCACTTCGCTAATCCTTGCCGGTTCGTGGTTCACCTCCAAAACGGAGCAGGTTGCCGTCCAAATCTACGACATGCAACTCGTACGCCCAGGGATTTCGGTCTCGTGAGACCTTCACAAGTTCGTGGCTTTCAGTCGTTCAATTATCTTCCTATCTGCCTCGAATGCCATATCTGCTGGCGGCTCATCGAGAGGAAATAGCTGGACTTCAGAGGCATCGTCTCC
This is a stretch of genomic DNA from Gemmatimonadota bacterium. It encodes these proteins:
- a CDS encoding class I SAM-dependent methyltransferase, translating into MDDRVFLEIRDMLDQGIAIKETREQVNQGFRDVADAFNFFPNASKVSPDFQYTHELMFRTMATLVPPAPSVLDLGAGTGRLSKLVLSRFPQSQVTLLDVSEKLLTEAARQLEEIGAEFRTVVGDLFADDDVQLEADSFDCVVSSYALCHGRLESEYEGLYARIRNWIKPGGCFLCLDHVHGSKAELTMLGFEDWAELLRRNFPEDRVESILKNSLIEDSPLDIPHHLFLLSKVGFERVDVLWKKGLFALYGGFGKGNENRH
- a CDS encoding phosphotransferase, which codes for MQTSEQTKTNLRRYDTLTRIGQARRLRELAKSALRQFGIRVHRLELIKHLVNTTFRLRSDEGEFLVRIHREKNHTVRLVESELAWLLALSKEADVTVQAPYIAPDGRVVVLAEAAGVPKAYPVTVLSWIKGRIVPQVRRTTRHYESLGRLVATLHKHAMQWDPPDDFERPVYDAIHQLGKFSVRPLPELGPRYLPAHVLRDMEAVYERRREAERVLGTGCEHFGLIHFDLSFSNILFYGGEALPIDFDACGFGFYAYDLGVALTGPFAYENFMDRCEAVFRGYRQILPLRREWIEYLPTFMASRTASYILHVVADPKAVESQWRSLLRPLLKASLDQFPS
- a CDS encoding GNAT family N-acetyltransferase codes for the protein MTYQDTTEGIGSGNLKGFFVGWPNPPSPETHLRILQGSDYVVLAVSSEGKVIGFISAISDGVSCAYIPHLEMLPEWQGKGIGSELVRRMVRKLKDLYMIDLICDQQVQRFYERLGFEKAPGMIVRNFEQQACD